In one window of Thermoplasmata archaeon DNA:
- a CDS encoding SPFH domain-containing protein — protein sequence MADDTILILASVLAAIIILIFFSAAIKIVREYERLVVFRWGRLLPKPKGPGVTWIIPIVDKRLLVDLRVVTAQVPRQHIVTRDNVSVDVDAVVYYKVYDPVKAITEVQNYIQATDLLSQTMLRDVLGQVELDPLLSQREELSRRIQILLDTATEPWGIKVSSVTLRDVALPDTMVRAIAKQAEAERERRSRVIIAEGEFEASAKMTEAAKLYETAPAAMRLRELQTFTEIAREKNMVIVTPTSVTSPVADIAAISAAMQKKMGAQQS from the coding sequence ATGGCGGACGACACGATCCTCATCCTGGCATCGGTGCTTGCGGCGATCATCATCCTGATCTTCTTCTCGGCGGCGATCAAGATCGTCCGCGAGTACGAGCGTCTCGTGGTCTTCCGCTGGGGTCGCCTCCTCCCGAAGCCCAAGGGACCCGGCGTCACGTGGATTATCCCGATCGTCGACAAGCGTCTCCTCGTGGACCTCCGCGTTGTGACCGCGCAGGTCCCCCGCCAGCACATCGTCACCCGCGACAACGTGTCCGTCGATGTCGACGCCGTGGTGTACTACAAGGTCTACGACCCCGTGAAGGCGATCACGGAAGTACAGAACTACATTCAGGCGACCGACCTCCTCAGTCAGACCATGCTGCGGGATGTCCTCGGCCAGGTCGAGCTCGACCCGCTCCTCTCGCAGCGTGAGGAACTCAGCAGACGCATTCAGATTCTGCTCGACACGGCGACCGAACCGTGGGGCATCAAGGTCTCATCGGTTACCCTGCGGGATGTCGCCTTGCCGGACACCATGGTGCGGGCGATTGCGAAGCAGGCCGAAGCCGAGCGCGAGCGCCGGTCTCGGGTCATCATCGCGGAGGGCGAGTTTGAGGCGAGCGCGAAGATGACGGAGGCCGCGAAGCTGTACGAGACCGCCCCCGCCGCGATGCGTCTCCGGGAACTGCAGACGTTCACGGAGATCGCGCGCGAGAAGAACATGGTCATCGTGACGCCGACGAGCGTGACGAGCCCCGTGGCCGACATCGCGGCGATCA